The region GGACGCGCCCCTTCCTGTCGCCGCAGGCGCGGAAACCTAGTGGTTCCATTCATCGCGGCCGGCGCCCATTAATCTGTCGCGCCTGATGGCGGGAAACCGCGGACAAGCCAACGATGGCGAGGCGCCCGCCAAGGGCGCTGATGGGGACGCGAATGAAAGCGAATGGGTCTGTTGTGCAAGTGCGTGGCCGCGGGTTGCGCCTTTTCATTCTGCGTACCGGCGCAGTGTCCCTTGCCGCGCTGGCGCTCGGCGCGTCAGCCATGGCTTATGATTTCGAGGTGGGCGACGAACTGACCGGCTCGATCATCACGACGCTGTCGGTCGGAGTCCAAGTTCGCATGGCAGACCAGGATCCGCGCTTGGTTGCCTACTATAACGGGGGCAGCGCTACCACAGCCGACGCCGACGACAGTACGCTGAATTTCAACAAGTATGACGTCACCTCGCAGATTACGTCAATCGGCTCCGAACTGCGGCTGAAATGGCGAAGCTATTTCGCGACGGTGACCGGCACGGCCTTTTTCGATTCGATCGCCGCCAACAATGATCTGGCCGAAAATGGGCCTGTCACGCGGCCCTATCGCGGCCGCTATTCGCCGGAAGGCAAGGACAGGGCCGAATGGGATGCCGAATTCCGCGAATACTATGTGGGCGGCAATTTTGAGGCTTTCGATCGCAACCTCGTGGTCAAGGTAGGTAGCCAGATCGTCAACTGGGGCGAGGCACTGTTTACCCTGAACGGCATCTCGGTGATCAACAGCCTCGAGGTCAGCAAGATCCTCACCCCCGGAGCGGAATTCAAGGATGCGCTGATCCCGGTACCGATGGTCAAGGTTGACTACGACCTCGCCGAGGGCCTGGCCGCCGAAGCTTTCGTCACTTTCGGCTTCGAGCCCACACGGCTGCCGGCTTGCGGTTCATTCATGAGTTTCAGTGACAATTTCTGCGATGGCGTGACCGGCACCACGATCTTCACCGACTATGGCGACACCCGCGCGTACACGGTGGGGCGTGATAATGCCGGCGATTACAACAACCCTGCGCCGCCTTACGGCACCGGCCCGCAGGCGATCTCGGTCGGCATCCCCATCCACCAGCTGGACGAGCCGTCGACCAATGACTGGGGCGTATCGCTGCGCTACTTCTCGCCGGACCTGAACAATACGGAATTCCAATTCTACTACATGAAGTATCGCAGCCGCCTGCCGTCCGTCTATTTCCGATCGCCAGAGCATTTTGCCGAAGGTACCGGACAGGCAAGTTTCCTCCAGGCATCGCAGGGCCTGCTGGGCTCCGTCTTGGCGCAGCTGGGCCTGGAAGGCCAGCAACAGGTGATGCAGACACTGGAGGCCCTGGCCCCTTCCTTGGAGTCGACGGGCAACCTATTAACCGACCTCCTCAGTCCGGCGTTGACCCCGGTGATCTCCAGCCTCATCAGCCCCCGGTAGGTACGCTGCCGCGCAGCGTGGTACTCGAAAATCTGGATAACAGTGATTTCTATGGCTACTATCCGGACGATATCCAGATGCTGGGTATGGCATTCAACACCACGGAGAACTACACGGGCATCGCCATCAATGGCGAGGTCTCG is a window of Oleomonas cavernae DNA encoding:
- a CDS encoding DUF1302 domain-containing protein: MKANGSVVQVRGRGLRLFILRTGAVSLAALALGASAMAYDFEVGDELTGSIITTLSVGVQVRMADQDPRLVAYYNGGSATTADADDSTLNFNKYDVTSQITSIGSELRLKWRSYFATVTGTAFFDSIAANNDLAENGPVTRPYRGRYSPEGKDRAEWDAEFREYYVGGNFEAFDRNLVVKVGSQIVNWGEALFTLNGISVINSLEVSKILTPGAEFKDALIPVPMVKVDYDLAEGLAAEAFVTFGFEPTRLPACGSFMSFSDNFCDGVTGTTIFTDYGDTRAYTVGRDNAGDYNNPAPPYGTGPQAISVGIPIHQLDEPSTNDWGVSLRYFSPDLNNTEFQFYYMKYRSRLPSVYFRSPEHFAEGTGQASFLQASQGLLGSVLAQLGLEGQQQVMQTLEALAPSLESTGNLLTDLLSPALTPVISSLISPR